In Thermobaculum terrenum ATCC BAA-798, one genomic interval encodes:
- a CDS encoding BON domain-containing protein — protein MVCGADTIGALSKVVVDPVAGKISQLVVRGRDDVERLVPIDLVEREEEGYIFLREECSSRKLSTYDPRAYVGVAGGWSSERTAYSQEEAVYSLEGVPQELGHRPTANHGTAFTGVEITRRTVVRCDGGTVGRVDLVLFDRSFGGATHVVVRRGLAGMLAPRDIIVPLSWATRITPEEIELGVSCDEVELLPEYRPDVEILGEVYQALREDPRFEGVDFYAVHVEVDEGIVRLRGHVRTRELRQAAEELAWRVRGVLGVDNGLFADEEITQEVAKAIEGDSRVTVRDLKVTSLLGAVELEGVVSSDAEREVVAEIARRVPGVQGVNNLLRVEPKS, from the coding sequence GTGGTCTGCGGCGCGGATACCATCGGCGCGCTCTCCAAGGTGGTGGTGGATCCCGTGGCCGGCAAGATCAGCCAGCTCGTGGTGCGTGGCCGGGACGACGTGGAGCGGCTGGTACCGATCGACCTGGTGGAGCGCGAGGAGGAGGGTTACATCTTCCTCCGTGAGGAGTGCTCCAGCCGCAAGCTTTCGACCTACGACCCCCGCGCGTACGTGGGGGTCGCCGGGGGCTGGAGCTCGGAGCGCACGGCCTACTCCCAGGAAGAAGCGGTGTACTCCCTGGAAGGTGTGCCCCAGGAGCTGGGACACAGGCCCACGGCCAACCATGGCACCGCCTTCACGGGTGTGGAGATCACCCGCAGAACCGTTGTCAGGTGCGATGGAGGGACCGTGGGGAGGGTGGACCTCGTGCTGTTCGACAGGTCTTTCGGGGGCGCTACCCACGTGGTGGTCCGGCGGGGCCTGGCTGGCATGCTGGCCCCGAGGGACATCATCGTGCCCCTCTCCTGGGCTACGCGGATCACCCCGGAGGAGATCGAGCTGGGAGTGAGCTGCGACGAGGTGGAGCTCCTGCCGGAGTACAGGCCCGACGTGGAGATCCTGGGGGAGGTCTACCAGGCGCTGAGGGAGGACCCTCGGTTCGAGGGCGTCGACTTCTACGCTGTGCACGTGGAGGTGGACGAGGGCATTGTCAGGCTGCGGGGACACGTGCGGACGCGGGAGCTGCGCCAGGCAGCGGAGGAGCTGGCCTGGCGGGTGAGGGGCGTGCTTGGGGTCGACAACGGCCTCTTCGCCGACGAGGAGATCACCCAGGAGGTAGCCAAGGCAATCGAGGGGGATTCCAGGGTGACGGTGCGCGACCTGAAGGTGACCTCCCTGCTGGGGGCGGTGGAGCTGGAGGGGGTAGTCTCCTCGGATGCCGAGCGAGAGGTGGTCGCCGAGATAGCTCGCCGGGTACCAGGGGTGCAGGGGGTGAACAACCTGCTGCGGGTCGAACCCAAGTCCTGA
- the tenA gene encoding thiaminase II — protein MEQEHRAYLGYAGELRRRAEPLFESIYQHPFVQGIARGELTSEQLAHYVRQDFQYLTVFCQVYGLAIAKSRRREDIAFFNGQIGFILDSEHHPHNNFARVAGCSLEELARDAELAPTAHSYTRHMLYVAHSGTLGELLCALYPCPLTYWEIGRRLQAEVAPDASHPFKEWIEFYASPTVGDICGEFGERIARWAEGTGEEERARMAEYFLTSCRMEYMFWDMAYKLERWPI, from the coding sequence ATGGAGCAAGAGCATCGAGCCTACCTGGGATACGCTGGCGAGCTGCGCAGGCGGGCCGAGCCCCTGTTCGAGTCGATCTATCAGCACCCGTTCGTGCAAGGGATCGCACGCGGCGAGCTAACTAGCGAACAGTTGGCGCACTACGTCCGCCAGGACTTTCAGTACCTCACAGTGTTCTGCCAGGTGTACGGCCTGGCCATAGCTAAGAGCCGGCGTCGGGAGGACATAGCCTTCTTCAACGGCCAGATAGGCTTCATCCTGGACAGCGAGCATCACCCCCACAACAACTTCGCCCGGGTAGCTGGCTGCTCGCTCGAGGAGCTGGCCAGGGACGCGGAGCTGGCGCCGACCGCCCACAGCTACACCCGCCATATGCTCTACGTAGCTCATAGCGGGACCCTTGGGGAGCTGCTGTGCGCGCTGTATCCCTGTCCGCTGACCTACTGGGAGATCGGCCGGCGGCTGCAGGCCGAGGTGGCCCCGGATGCTTCCCATCCATTCAAGGAATGGATAGAGTTCTACGCTAGCCCCACCGTAGGTGACATCTGCGGCGAGTTCGGGGAGAGGATAGCACGATGGGCAGAGGGCACCGGCGAGGAGGAGCGCGCCCGTATGGCGGAGTACTTCCTGACCAGCTGCCGCATGGAGTACATGTTCTGGGATATGGCATACAAACTGGAGCGATGGCCAATCTAG
- a CDS encoding alpha-galactosidase has translation MPIVERDGTWWIAGQRFCYALRRDEEGQLRHLHFGSLLTDADVLGRAAKFTGPFMGNLGLEYPAWGGLYFEEPCLKLSFADGSRGALLEYSSHRIWEEEGVSWLEITLRDPAYPLLVRLAYGLHEGYDLLERYAEVVNESGEPVQLEEVLSAAWHLPPGGGYTLVHLAGRWGAETQVIEEPVTPGKKVLESRRGHTSHFANPWYAITRGKPLEESCEVWFGAVAWSGNWKLAVEADTTGRVQVSGGINDFDFAWRLGPGESFRTPSFFGGFTSGGLGDASRVLHRFERERVLPREFASQPRPVLYNSWEATGFDINEENQSRLAEIAASLGVELFVVDDGWFGARDSDRAGLGDWTPSPKKFPQGLGPLIQRVKDLGMAFGLWVEPEMVNPDSDLYRAHPDWVYHFPKRPRTESRNQLVLNLARPEVEEHITSVLDKLLSEYDIDFIKWDMNRPFSEPGWPDAPPERQREVWVRHVQAVYRILRTLRERHPRVAFESCSGGGGRVDLGIMALTDQVWTSDNTDAYDRLWIQEGYSMAYCARTMMCWVTDSPSHFSNRAVPLRFRFHCAMMGGLGIGGNLLKWSEPELEEARRLVARYKEIRHIVQFGDQYRLSSPRKGDVTAVQYVSPERGESVCFVLRPVHRLMDPMPRVRLLGLDPDATYQVEPLGVKLRGDVLMAHGLELPLWGDWASELLWLRRG, from the coding sequence ATGCCTATCGTTGAGAGAGATGGTACCTGGTGGATAGCGGGGCAGAGGTTCTGCTACGCGCTGCGGCGCGACGAGGAGGGCCAGCTGCGTCACCTACACTTCGGCTCCCTTTTGACGGATGCGGATGTATTGGGGCGGGCTGCCAAATTCACTGGCCCATTCATGGGAAACTTGGGACTGGAGTACCCGGCATGGGGAGGTTTGTACTTTGAGGAGCCGTGCCTGAAGCTCTCGTTTGCAGACGGCAGCAGGGGAGCCTTGCTGGAGTACTCCTCGCACAGGATCTGGGAGGAGGAGGGTGTCAGCTGGCTGGAGATCACCTTGCGGGATCCAGCTTACCCACTGCTGGTGAGGCTGGCTTATGGGCTGCACGAGGGCTATGACCTCCTCGAGAGGTACGCTGAGGTGGTCAACGAGTCGGGGGAGCCGGTGCAGCTGGAGGAGGTGCTCTCCGCCGCTTGGCACCTGCCCCCGGGAGGGGGCTATACCCTGGTGCACCTCGCCGGCCGCTGGGGCGCGGAGACCCAGGTCATAGAGGAGCCCGTGACCCCGGGCAAGAAGGTGCTCGAGAGCCGCAGGGGACACACCAGCCACTTCGCCAACCCGTGGTACGCGATCACCCGGGGAAAACCCCTCGAGGAGAGCTGCGAGGTTTGGTTCGGGGCCGTGGCCTGGAGCGGCAACTGGAAGCTGGCGGTCGAGGCCGACACCACTGGCAGGGTTCAGGTCTCCGGCGGCATCAACGACTTTGACTTCGCTTGGCGGTTGGGGCCAGGCGAGAGCTTCCGAACCCCCTCATTCTTCGGCGGCTTCACCTCCGGGGGGCTGGGGGATGCGAGCCGCGTCCTGCACAGGTTCGAGCGGGAGAGGGTGCTGCCCAGGGAGTTCGCCTCCCAGCCACGGCCGGTGCTGTACAACTCTTGGGAGGCCACGGGCTTCGACATCAACGAGGAGAACCAGTCCCGCTTGGCGGAGATAGCCGCCTCGCTGGGGGTCGAGCTGTTCGTGGTGGATGACGGCTGGTTCGGCGCCCGCGACAGCGACCGCGCTGGGTTGGGCGACTGGACCCCCAGCCCCAAGAAGTTCCCCCAGGGGTTGGGTCCCCTCATACAGAGAGTGAAGGACCTTGGGATGGCGTTCGGGCTGTGGGTGGAGCCTGAGATGGTCAATCCGGACAGCGACCTGTACCGAGCCCATCCTGACTGGGTGTATCACTTCCCGAAGAGGCCACGCACGGAGAGCCGCAACCAGCTGGTGCTCAACCTGGCTCGGCCGGAAGTCGAGGAACATATCACCAGCGTGCTGGACAAGCTCCTGTCGGAGTACGACATCGACTTCATCAAGTGGGACATGAACCGCCCGTTCTCGGAGCCTGGTTGGCCCGATGCGCCGCCGGAGCGGCAGCGGGAGGTGTGGGTGCGGCATGTGCAGGCCGTCTACCGGATCCTGCGCACCCTGCGGGAGCGGCACCCACGCGTCGCGTTTGAGTCCTGCTCAGGGGGCGGAGGCAGGGTGGACCTGGGGATCATGGCGCTTACCGACCAGGTATGGACGAGCGACAACACCGACGCCTACGACCGCCTGTGGATCCAGGAGGGCTACTCCATGGCCTACTGCGCCCGGACGATGATGTGCTGGGTGACGGACTCTCCCTCCCACTTCTCCAACCGCGCCGTGCCGCTGCGCTTTCGCTTCCACTGCGCGATGATGGGGGGGCTGGGCATCGGTGGCAACCTGCTGAAGTGGTCTGAGCCGGAGCTGGAGGAGGCTCGTAGGCTGGTAGCCAGGTACAAGGAGATCAGGCACATCGTGCAGTTCGGTGACCAGTACAGGCTGTCCTCCCCTCGCAAGGGGGACGTGACTGCCGTGCAGTACGTGTCCCCAGAGCGTGGGGAGTCGGTGTGCTTCGTGCTGAGGCCCGTGCACAGATTGATGGATCCCATGCCGAGGGTGCGGCTGCTAGGACTTGACCCCGATGCCACGTACCAGGTCGAGCCTCTGGGAGTCAAGCTCAGGGGTGACGTACTGATGGCCCACGGCCTCGAGCTGCCGCTTTGGGGAGACTGGGCGAGCGAGCTGCTCTGGCTCAGGAGGGGCTGA
- a CDS encoding putative ABC transporter permease subunit produces MWHYMRTLLTLRIKMLLRPSPRQDSRRPWLGLVSSAVAVLCVAAAVLLVIVSLFGEAQSGGYLRTFLLWCSTAGVTFLFLMAVPALLESLTTKGDLRLLLLTPVASWWVVLEKLIASYLRLLGLALLPSALVVAGLGLTFDHPCSYWPLAMLAVLLLPAAPLAAATLLTVAVLRWIPPARARAIASLLGAGLGLAYYAGSQLLAQRAVEILGSGAVLEWLGRLPTSWPGQALALALQGDELRAAAYLLGTAVTSAAAGALGLWLSVRVFELGWASFQEVATSTRSHRSGRDRAGARPPWWSLASKDWKELRRDPQHLVGLLYPLVIFGAGVYRSLAVASTRGEGWPIFATIDMGMYFMIMTLAQPSINREGRRLYLLTLCPLSPREIFVGKWLYAAVPPLALAAALDIAYGLWAGLHPLATIYMLLITTLLAVTLAGVLLWVAVRWPRLDWQDAGRQVSFVASAVGGLAGLGVLAAVALPALGALWLWDTHPLLALPLGALPLATSGLAIMVLLALGPLQLERLLSPS; encoded by the coding sequence ATGTGGCACTATATGCGGACCTTGCTGACTCTAAGGATCAAGATGCTCCTCCGCCCATCCCCCCGGCAGGACTCCCGCAGGCCCTGGCTGGGGCTTGTGAGCTCAGCAGTCGCGGTGCTGTGCGTGGCCGCCGCAGTGCTGCTCGTCATCGTATCGCTCTTCGGGGAGGCACAAAGCGGGGGCTACCTGCGAACTTTCCTCCTGTGGTGCTCGACCGCCGGCGTGACGTTCCTATTCCTTATGGCCGTACCCGCGCTGCTAGAGTCGCTGACGACGAAGGGAGATCTGCGATTGCTCCTCCTGACGCCGGTAGCCTCCTGGTGGGTGGTGTTGGAGAAGCTGATAGCATCCTACCTGCGGTTGCTGGGCCTGGCGTTGCTGCCCTCGGCGCTGGTTGTCGCCGGGCTCGGGTTGACGTTCGACCACCCGTGCAGTTACTGGCCGCTGGCTATGCTCGCAGTCCTGCTGCTGCCAGCGGCGCCGCTGGCAGCAGCGACGCTGCTGACGGTGGCGGTGCTGCGGTGGATCCCTCCTGCTCGGGCAAGGGCGATCGCCTCCCTGTTGGGTGCTGGGCTGGGGCTGGCGTATTACGCGGGCTCGCAGCTGTTGGCCCAGAGGGCTGTCGAGATCCTTGGCTCGGGGGCAGTGCTCGAGTGGCTTGGACGCCTGCCAACGAGCTGGCCTGGGCAAGCGCTCGCTCTGGCTCTACAGGGAGACGAACTGAGGGCTGCCGCCTACCTGCTGGGGACCGCCGTGACCTCCGCGGCCGCCGGAGCGCTGGGGCTCTGGCTCTCCGTACGGGTGTTTGAGTTGGGCTGGGCGTCCTTCCAGGAGGTAGCCACCAGCACGCGGTCGCATAGATCCGGGCGTGATCGCGCGGGTGCTCGCCCTCCCTGGTGGTCGCTAGCCTCCAAGGACTGGAAGGAGCTGCGCAGGGATCCCCAGCACTTGGTGGGGCTGCTGTATCCGCTGGTGATCTTCGGCGCTGGCGTCTACCGTAGCCTGGCGGTAGCCTCCACCAGGGGTGAGGGGTGGCCGATCTTCGCGACGATAGACATGGGCATGTACTTCATGATCATGACGCTTGCGCAGCCAAGTATCAACCGGGAGGGGAGGAGGCTCTACCTCCTGACCCTTTGCCCCCTGTCACCGAGGGAGATCTTCGTGGGCAAGTGGCTCTACGCGGCCGTACCTCCCCTTGCCCTGGCAGCGGCCCTTGACATCGCGTACGGGCTGTGGGCTGGCCTGCACCCACTGGCGACCATCTACATGCTGCTCATCACTACGTTGCTGGCTGTGACGCTGGCTGGCGTTCTGCTCTGGGTGGCTGTCAGGTGGCCGCGCCTCGACTGGCAGGACGCTGGACGACAGGTCAGCTTCGTGGCCAGTGCGGTGGGCGGCTTGGCAGGGCTAGGGGTGCTGGCGGCCGTGGCGCTGCCTGCCCTGGGCGCGTTATGGCTGTGGGACACCCACCCGCTGCTCGCGCTGCCTTTGGGAGCGCTGCCGCTGGCGACGAGCGGGTTGGCTATCATGGTCCTGCTGGCCCTGGGACCGCTCCAGCTGGAGCGGCTGCTCAGCCCCTCCTGA
- a CDS encoding ABC transporter ATP-binding protein, protein MEGAVLAQGLTKRYGRNLAVDGIDLVLREGEIVGLLGPNGAGKTTTVGMLTGLLRPTAGRVRICGHDPEREPIVVKRLIGYVPDEPYLYEKLTGREFVTLMAELYRVRGPVAAMVDELLERFGLREVADSQIGSYSRGMREKVALCGQLVHQPQVLFLDEPTVGLDPRSARLLKDTLRAMADEGRTVLICTHILEMAEQICDRVAILDRGRIVAQGSLEELRDAARAGEDATLEDVFLRLTQEAEGVPEA, encoded by the coding sequence TTGGAAGGGGCAGTATTGGCGCAGGGGTTGACCAAGCGTTACGGCCGCAACCTCGCGGTGGACGGCATCGACCTGGTGCTGAGGGAGGGCGAGATAGTCGGCCTGCTGGGACCTAACGGCGCGGGGAAAACCACCACGGTCGGGATGCTCACCGGCCTGCTGCGACCGACCGCCGGTCGCGTGCGCATATGCGGCCACGACCCGGAGAGGGAGCCGATCGTGGTCAAGAGGCTGATCGGCTACGTGCCGGACGAGCCCTACCTTTATGAGAAGCTCACCGGCAGGGAGTTCGTCACCCTCATGGCTGAGCTGTACAGGGTGAGGGGGCCAGTAGCTGCCATGGTAGATGAGCTGCTAGAGCGCTTCGGGCTGAGGGAGGTCGCTGACTCGCAGATCGGGAGCTACTCTCGGGGCATGCGGGAGAAGGTCGCGCTATGCGGGCAGCTCGTCCACCAGCCACAGGTGCTGTTCCTGGATGAGCCCACCGTTGGCCTCGATCCCCGCAGCGCGCGCCTGCTAAAGGACACGCTCCGGGCGATGGCTGACGAGGGCCGCACCGTGCTGATCTGCACGCACATCCTGGAGATGGCAGAGCAGATCTGCGACCGGGTGGCCATCTTGGACCGCGGCAGGATAGTAGCGCAGGGATCGTTGGAGGAGCTGAGGGATGCCGCCAGGGCCGGAGAGGACGCGACCCTCGAGGACGTCTTCCTGCGGTTGACGCAGGAGGCGGAGGGCGTGCCGGAGGCCTAG
- a CDS encoding aldo/keto reductase, translating into METRRIGSLGVSVVGLGCNNFGRRLDYEGTKRVIDAALDAGINFLDTADVYGGGQSEEFIGRALEGRRQQVVIATKFGNPMEGQGQGASAAYVRVAVEASLRRLRTDYIDLYQLHRPDPSVPIEETLAALDQLVREGKVREIGCSNFSAQQLREAEDAARSANTARFVSVQNHYNLLHREAEREVLGECERLGLAFLPYFPLASGLLTGKYRKGQPPPEGTRLASRPESLRDEVLERVEALIAFAEARGRTVLDLAVSWLLSRPAVASVIAGATSPEQVKHNVAAASWQLSQEELEELDRIVPPGENLA; encoded by the coding sequence ATGGAGACTCGCAGGATAGGAAGCTTGGGGGTATCTGTGGTAGGCCTGGGATGCAACAACTTCGGCCGCAGGCTGGACTACGAGGGCACCAAGAGGGTGATTGACGCCGCGCTGGACGCGGGGATCAACTTCCTGGACACCGCTGACGTGTACGGTGGTGGACAGAGCGAGGAGTTCATAGGGCGTGCGTTGGAGGGCAGGCGGCAGCAGGTGGTGATCGCCACCAAGTTTGGCAACCCTATGGAGGGCCAGGGCCAGGGAGCCAGCGCAGCATATGTGCGGGTGGCGGTGGAGGCCAGCCTGCGCAGGTTGCGCACCGACTACATCGACCTCTATCAATTGCACAGGCCGGACCCGAGCGTGCCGATCGAGGAGACGCTGGCTGCGCTAGACCAGCTGGTGCGCGAGGGCAAGGTGCGGGAGATAGGCTGCTCCAACTTCTCTGCCCAGCAGCTGAGGGAGGCCGAGGATGCCGCGAGAAGCGCCAACACAGCGCGCTTTGTGAGCGTGCAGAACCACTACAACCTGCTCCACAGGGAGGCAGAACGCGAGGTGCTGGGGGAGTGCGAGCGCCTGGGCTTGGCGTTCCTGCCTTACTTCCCGCTCGCGAGCGGCCTGCTGACTGGTAAGTACCGCAAAGGACAGCCCCCTCCCGAGGGCACCAGGCTGGCATCCAGGCCAGAGTCGCTGCGCGACGAGGTCTTGGAGAGGGTCGAGGCGCTGATCGCCTTTGCCGAGGCAAGGGGACGCACCGTGCTGGATCTGGCCGTTTCCTGGCTGCTCTCCCGCCCGGCCGTGGCCTCGGTCATAGCCGGCGCGACCAGTCCCGAGCAGGTCAAGCACAACGTGGCAGCTGCGAGCTGGCAACTATCCCAGGAGGAACTAGAGGAGCTGGACCGTATAGTGCCTCCTGGGGAGAACTTGGCGTAG
- a CDS encoding VOC family protein — protein MSIIASLGGEKLSDVSALGPIVQVGMVVKDIEKAARRWAALLGSPMPEVIVTAPWEQAHTEYRGAPTPARAKLAFFHLGQVDLELIEPIDGPSTWQDHLQTHGESIHHVAFRVQDMEEVIAALEAKGLSLLQRGDYTGGRYAYLEDSGAIIELLEDLPTSP, from the coding sequence ATGTCGATCATAGCATCGTTGGGAGGTGAGAAGTTGTCGGACGTGAGCGCGCTAGGGCCCATCGTGCAGGTGGGCATGGTGGTGAAGGACATAGAGAAGGCGGCGCGCCGCTGGGCGGCGCTGCTGGGCAGCCCAATGCCCGAGGTGATCGTGACAGCCCCATGGGAACAGGCGCACACCGAGTATCGCGGGGCACCGACTCCGGCCCGCGCCAAGCTGGCCTTCTTCCATCTAGGGCAGGTAGACCTCGAGCTGATAGAGCCCATCGACGGCCCCAGCACCTGGCAGGATCACTTGCAGACGCATGGGGAGAGCATCCATCACGTGGCGTTCCGCGTGCAGGATATGGAGGAGGTGATCGCCGCGCTGGAGGCTAAGGGGCTGTCGCTTCTGCAGCGAGGGGATTACACCGGCGGACGCTACGCCTATCTGGAAGACTCCGGGGCGATCATCGAGCTGCTGGAGGACCTTCCTACCAGCCCATAA
- a CDS encoding S1C family serine protease: protein MAEKQGALAELSDQLADVVEAAGTWVVRVDARRGHPASGIVWSADGRIVAADHTLEREEDIRVTLPNGESHRARLLARDPGADLALLAVEAEGLASPVLADPSEVRVGQIALALGRPSGLMASLGVVSALGGRWRTATGGVLDAYVRSDAMLYPGFSGGPLVDVRGRLVAINSWHLSGGAGFGLPAATAQRLVEALASGGVKRGYLGIATQPVAIDESLRARLGLSQGRALLLVGVEPGSPADRAGLLLGDVLLAFDNAELSGPEDLQALLTHDRVGRPVPIRVLRGGQLTELQVVPGERS, encoded by the coding sequence ATGGCAGAGAAGCAAGGCGCTTTGGCGGAGCTATCCGACCAGCTGGCGGACGTGGTGGAGGCCGCCGGCACGTGGGTGGTGCGGGTGGACGCGCGTCGTGGGCACCCGGCCTCGGGGATAGTGTGGTCGGCGGACGGCAGGATAGTCGCCGCTGACCACACCCTGGAGCGAGAGGAGGACATCCGCGTGACGTTGCCCAACGGGGAGTCCCATCGAGCCCGGCTGTTAGCGCGCGACCCCGGCGCGGACCTGGCGCTGTTGGCGGTAGAGGCTGAGGGGCTCGCATCCCCTGTGCTCGCAGATCCGTCCGAGGTACGCGTAGGGCAGATAGCCCTGGCCCTGGGCAGGCCCTCGGGACTCATGGCCTCGCTGGGCGTGGTAAGCGCCCTGGGTGGGCGCTGGCGCACCGCCACCGGGGGCGTGCTGGATGCCTATGTGCGCAGCGACGCGATGCTTTACCCCGGTTTCTCAGGTGGGCCGCTGGTGGACGTGCGGGGCCGATTGGTGGCGATCAACAGCTGGCATCTGAGCGGCGGAGCGGGATTCGGCCTGCCGGCGGCTACGGCGCAGAGGCTGGTGGAGGCGCTGGCCAGCGGGGGCGTCAAGAGGGGCTACCTGGGTATAGCCACCCAGCCAGTGGCGATCGACGAATCGCTCAGGGCCCGCCTGGGGCTCAGCCAGGGGAGAGCGCTGCTGCTGGTGGGGGTGGAGCCCGGGTCTCCGGCGGATAGGGCTGGGCTGTTGCTAGGAGACGTGCTGCTGGCGTTCGATAACGCGGAGCTCTCCGGTCCCGAGGACCTGCAGGCTCTCCTCACCCACGACAGGGTGGGGCGGCCAGTGCCCATCAGGGTCTTAAGAGGTGGCCAGCTGACGGAGCTCCAGGTGGTGCCTGGGGAAAGGAGCTAG
- a CDS encoding S1C family serine protease, translated as MDVGGKVIGLNSMVITPGLSLAVPSAEVTAFLQEAFRPRAFLGVRVVDAPVGGVMVVGVEPGSAAERAGIQRFDLLLAVNDRDVRSVGDLERALRTSSSSPLRVRLLRDGRAILLELEPDLRTAA; from the coding sequence GTGGACGTTGGCGGCAAGGTCATCGGGCTCAACTCGATGGTGATCACGCCCGGCCTGTCGCTCGCCGTCCCCTCGGCAGAGGTGACCGCCTTCCTTCAGGAAGCGTTCCGTCCCAGGGCTTTCCTCGGCGTGCGGGTGGTCGATGCTCCCGTGGGCGGCGTCATGGTCGTAGGTGTGGAGCCTGGGAGTGCGGCCGAGCGTGCCGGTATCCAGCGCTTCGACCTGCTGCTGGCCGTCAACGACCGCGATGTCCGGAGCGTAGGGGATCTCGAGCGGGCGCTCAGGACCTCATCCTCCTCTCCCCTGCGGGTGAGATTGCTCAGGGACGGGAGAGCGATCCTCTTGGAGCTCGAGCCGGACCTCCGGACCGCGGCCTGA
- a CDS encoding response regulator transcription factor, which yields MIRVGLVSPYPALRAGLRAMLSGQPEVEVVAEGEDPGAVASAGVDVLLLDAPEGGHPPGVEQGLIILGDRLEADLLGSGHPVGFLPRDASVEEVIAAVRAVASGLSVVAPTLAARIVRREPEEVPLTQREVEVLALMADGLPNKAIAARLGISEHTVKFHVGSILAKLGASSRAEAVAIAARKGLLFL from the coding sequence ATGATCAGGGTCGGTCTGGTGTCCCCCTACCCAGCGCTGAGGGCTGGCCTGAGGGCGATGCTATCGGGCCAGCCGGAGGTGGAGGTCGTGGCCGAGGGTGAAGACCCAGGGGCTGTGGCCTCCGCGGGGGTGGACGTGCTCCTGCTAGATGCCCCCGAGGGAGGTCATCCTCCTGGCGTGGAGCAAGGCTTGATTATCCTTGGTGATAGGCTGGAGGCCGATCTACTGGGGAGCGGCCATCCGGTGGGCTTCCTCCCGCGCGATGCCTCCGTGGAGGAGGTGATCGCCGCAGTCAGGGCAGTCGCCAGTGGGCTCTCCGTGGTCGCGCCCACCCTGGCAGCTCGTATAGTCCGGCGCGAGCCCGAGGAGGTCCCCTTGACGCAGCGGGAGGTCGAGGTGCTGGCCCTCATGGCTGACGGACTACCGAACAAGGCCATAGCCGCGAGGCTGGGCATCAGCGAGCACACGGTGAAGTTCCACGTGGGTTCCATCCTCGCAAAGCTCGGAGCCTCCAGCCGAGCGGAGGCCGTGGCGATCGCCGCCCGCAAGGGCCTCCTATTCCTGTAA